The Thermus brockianus genome window below encodes:
- a CDS encoding IS4 family transposase, whose translation MEQLTPLINALKRYWKADLRRLTFLAALVMALVTARTTSGPRLALSLGSIASPDPRSAYRRFQRFLAWPGLDGEGYARFIFALLRPQGLLLVMDRTEWELGKSKVNLLMLAFLYQGLAVPLFWSFLPHDGNSSTPERIALMERALAFLRAHFPHLRVEGFLADREFIGEAWFRYLEEKGIPRCIRIKANTRMWRLGSGPRAWELFASLKVGESRVPRRRYWVYGRRMWVVGLRLGVREWLIVATDLDPHRVLEVYGLRWGIERLFGALKGRGFDLEATHVTRGERLSRLLVPLSLAFVWAFRTGLVLHRVRPVRPKKHGRLGQSLFRAGLDLLTLWALALWGAGGGRRGSPLGLCPMEVLTCT comes from the coding sequence ATGGAACAGCTTACCCCACTCATCAACGCCTTGAAGCGATACTGGAAGGCCGACCTCAGGCGCCTCACCTTCCTGGCCGCCCTGGTGATGGCTCTGGTCACCGCCCGCACCACAAGCGGCCCCAGACTCGCTCTTTCCCTCGGCTCCATAGCCAGCCCTGACCCCCGCTCCGCCTACCGAAGGTTCCAGCGGTTCTTGGCCTGGCCGGGGCTGGACGGGGAGGGCTATGCCCGCTTCATCTTCGCCCTCCTCCGACCCCAAGGGCTCCTCCTGGTCATGGACCGGACCGAGTGGGAGCTGGGGAAGAGCAAGGTCAACCTCCTGATGCTGGCCTTCCTGTACCAAGGCCTGGCCGTCCCCCTGTTCTGGAGCTTCCTTCCCCACGACGGCAACTCCTCCACCCCCGAACGCATCGCCCTGATGGAGAGGGCCTTGGCTTTCCTGAGGGCCCACTTCCCCCACCTCCGGGTGGAGGGGTTCCTGGCGGATCGGGAGTTCATAGGGGAGGCGTGGTTCCGGTACCTGGAGGAGAAGGGCATCCCCCGGTGCATCCGAATCAAGGCCAACACCCGGATGTGGCGGTTGGGCTCGGGCCCTCGGGCCTGGGAGCTCTTTGCCTCCCTGAAGGTGGGAGAGAGCCGGGTGCCCAGGCGGCGGTACTGGGTCTACGGGCGGCGCATGTGGGTGGTGGGGTTGCGCCTTGGGGTCCGGGAGTGGCTGATTGTGGCTACGGACCTGGACCCTCACCGGGTGCTGGAGGTGTACGGGCTCAGGTGGGGGATAGAGCGGCTCTTTGGGGCCCTGAAGGGGCGGGGATTTGACCTGGAGGCCACGCACGTGACGCGGGGGGAGAGGCTTTCGCGGCTTTTGGTCCCCTTGAGCCTGGCCTTCGTGTGGGCGTTTCGGACGGGGCTTGTGCTGCACCGGGTGCGTCCGGTGAGGCCCAAGAAGCACGGGAGGCTGGGACAGAGCCTCTTCCGGGCGGGGCTGGACCTGCTCACCCTTTGGGCGCTTGCCCTCTGGGGTGCAGGGGGAGGAAGGCGTGGAAGTCCCTTGGGGTTATGCCCTATGGAGGTTTTGACGTGTACATAG
- a CDS encoding ATP-binding protein codes for MAESPIGVVVSSRRNGPWAELTLVLTPQELDQGKRLLLGELVRVSSGGKDYVGMVLDGYYEPVGRSDPTYTLALAHINQVDLEKEDPWARKEVNFYHHRIVLLGRVVQGGLFAPSTRLLPPVVEARVYRMTEEELQRLLAAEVRTSGSVKAEGKRRYAFGHLAYGLEEGGEYPEVVKEVDPALFVGRRTANFGKTGFGKSNENKVILTLLAHAFPRVGMLILDQNAEYLLQTEATTSPGLAQAFKALGIRGRIRFYTAREEAWARRLKEHLGTEWREYVEVLPLKVDFYHFPELAVALAYQRRRLQGAEPPQYLENAFYNLEDWKHIPDRMAYVYGALRKAGLTPRKGLKIKYKNENYDISEEKSWGNLQEAMENNSQRGDNKGGARELYSRAKVFSFLRAFHAPGKEANFLETIKEDLLGEKTEGEGKVVILDLPSLGEAADFFTLRLMDLLFDRAVELYGKRQANFLVVLEEAHNFLEDKAGIFYRVAKEGRKYGIGMLYSTQSPASIPMEILSQTENFLVKHLSSEEDVKVLKRAKAPFAFVADFLLSEPIIGYSYVYFEPYQPFVVPLRVKLLEHVLKSLDS; via the coding sequence ATGGCCGAAAGCCCCATCGGCGTGGTGGTGTCTTCCAGGCGGAACGGCCCTTGGGCGGAGCTCACCTTAGTGCTCACCCCCCAGGAGCTGGACCAAGGCAAGCGCCTCCTCCTAGGCGAACTCGTTCGCGTTTCTTCTGGCGGGAAAGACTACGTGGGCATGGTTTTAGACGGCTACTACGAGCCCGTGGGGCGTAGCGACCCCACCTATACCCTCGCTCTGGCCCACATCAATCAGGTGGACCTGGAGAAGGAGGACCCTTGGGCGCGAAAGGAAGTCAACTTCTACCACCACCGGATCGTCCTCCTAGGGAGGGTCGTGCAGGGAGGGCTCTTCGCCCCCTCCACCCGCCTGCTCCCCCCCGTGGTGGAGGCTCGGGTCTACCGCATGACGGAGGAGGAACTCCAAAGGTTGCTCGCCGCCGAGGTCAGAACCTCAGGGAGCGTTAAGGCCGAGGGGAAGAGGAGGTACGCCTTCGGCCACCTGGCCTACGGCCTAGAAGAAGGCGGGGAGTATCCAGAGGTGGTGAAGGAGGTGGACCCCGCCCTCTTCGTGGGCAGAAGGACGGCCAACTTCGGCAAGACGGGCTTCGGGAAGAGCAACGAGAACAAGGTCATCCTCACCCTTTTGGCCCACGCCTTTCCCCGGGTGGGGATGTTGATCCTGGACCAGAACGCCGAGTACCTCCTCCAGACGGAGGCCACCACCTCCCCGGGCCTCGCCCAGGCCTTCAAGGCGCTGGGGATTCGGGGCCGGATCCGCTTCTACACCGCCAGGGAGGAGGCCTGGGCGAGGAGGTTGAAGGAACACCTGGGGACGGAGTGGAGGGAGTACGTGGAGGTCTTGCCCCTTAAAGTGGACTTCTACCACTTCCCCGAGCTGGCCGTGGCCCTCGCCTACCAGAGGCGTCGCCTCCAGGGGGCAGAGCCTCCCCAGTACCTGGAGAACGCCTTTTACAACCTCGAGGACTGGAAGCATATCCCCGACCGCATGGCCTACGTCTACGGGGCGCTTCGGAAAGCGGGCCTCACCCCTCGCAAGGGCCTCAAAATAAAGTACAAGAACGAAAACTACGACATATCCGAAGAGAAGTCTTGGGGCAACCTCCAAGAGGCCATGGAGAACAACAGCCAGCGAGGGGACAATAAGGGAGGGGCGAGGGAGCTCTACAGCCGGGCCAAGGTCTTCTCTTTCCTCCGCGCTTTCCACGCGCCTGGAAAGGAGGCGAACTTCCTCGAAACTATCAAAGAGGATCTCCTCGGGGAGAAAACCGAGGGAGAAGGTAAGGTGGTCATCCTCGACCTTCCTTCCCTGGGCGAGGCCGCCGACTTCTTCACCTTGCGCCTCATGGACCTCCTTTTCGACAGGGCCGTAGAACTCTACGGCAAGCGCCAGGCCAACTTCCTCGTGGTCCTGGAAGAGGCCCACAACTTCCTGGAGGACAAGGCAGGGATCTTCTACCGCGTGGCCAAGGAGGGGAGGAAGTACGGCATAGGAATGCTGTACTCCACTCAGTCCCCCGCCAGCATCCCCATGGAGATACTCTCCCAGACGGAAAACTTTCTGGTGAAGCACCTCTCCAGCGAGGAGGACGTGAAAGTCCTCAAGAGGGCTAAAGCTCCTTTTGCCTTTGTGGCCGACTTTCTCCTCTCTGAGCCCATAATAGGCTACTCCTATGTTTACTTCGAGCCTTATCAGCCTTTCGTGGTCCCACTGCGGGTCAAACTCTTGGAGCATGTCCTCAAAAGCCTCGACTCGTGA
- a CDS encoding NAD(P)-dependent oxidoreductase → MEKVAFIGLGAMGYPMAGHLARRFPTLVWNRTFEKALRHQEEFGSEAVPLERVAEARVIFTCLPTTREVYEVAEALYPYLREGTYWVDATSGEPEASRLLAERLLEKGVTYLDAPVSGGTLGAQRGTLTVMMGGPEEAVEWVRPYLAYAGKVVHVGPVGAGHAVKAINNALLAVNLWAAGEGLLALVKQGVSAEKALEVINASSGRSNATENLIPQRVLTRAFPKTFALGLLVKDLGIAMGVLDGEKAPSPLLRLAREVYEMAKRELGPDADHVEALRLLERWGGVEIR, encoded by the coding sequence ATGGAAAAGGTGGCCTTCATCGGTCTTGGGGCCATGGGCTACCCCATGGCGGGGCACCTGGCGCGGCGTTTCCCCACCCTGGTCTGGAACCGCACCTTTGAAAAGGCCCTGAGGCACCAGGAGGAGTTCGGCTCCGAGGCCGTGCCCTTGGAGAGGGTGGCCGAGGCCCGGGTGATCTTCACCTGCCTTCCCACCACCCGGGAGGTCTACGAGGTGGCCGAGGCCCTCTACCCCTACCTCAGGGAGGGCACCTACTGGGTGGACGCCACCAGCGGCGAGCCCGAGGCAAGCCGCCTTCTGGCGGAGCGCCTTCTGGAAAAGGGGGTGACCTACCTGGACGCCCCGGTATCCGGCGGTACCCTGGGGGCCCAAAGGGGCACCCTCACGGTGATGATGGGGGGGCCGGAGGAGGCGGTGGAATGGGTCAGGCCGTATTTGGCCTACGCCGGCAAAGTGGTGCACGTGGGCCCCGTGGGGGCGGGGCATGCGGTGAAGGCTATCAACAACGCCCTCCTCGCCGTGAACCTCTGGGCGGCGGGGGAGGGGCTTTTGGCCCTGGTGAAGCAGGGGGTTTCCGCGGAGAAGGCCCTCGAGGTCATCAACGCCTCCTCGGGCCGCTCCAACGCCACGGAGAACCTCATTCCCCAAAGGGTCCTCACCCGGGCCTTCCCCAAGACCTTCGCCTTGGGGCTATTGGTGAAGGACCTGGGGATCGCCATGGGGGTTTTGGACGGGGAGAAGGCCCCAAGCCCCCTCCTCCGCCTCGCCCGGGAGGTCTACGAGATGGCCAAGCGGGAGCTGGGCCCGGATGCGGACCACGTGGAGGCCCTGAGGCTTTTGGAGCGCTGGGGCGGGGTGGAGATCCGCTGA
- a CDS encoding DUF3054 domain-containing protein translates to MSRKTALFLLDLLALLLFAGVGLLSHGLPLSLGGLARNVLPVLFVWLLLAPFLGTYRRPTWKNLLLTWLFAFPAGLWLRQMVLGGAFGVGFFVFLGVAMGFSLLFLLLLRGLAKGLRLW, encoded by the coding sequence ATGAGCCGAAAGACGGCCCTTTTCCTCCTGGACCTCCTCGCCCTCCTCCTCTTCGCCGGGGTGGGCCTCCTTTCCCACGGGCTTCCCCTCTCCTTGGGAGGCCTCGCCCGGAACGTCCTCCCCGTCCTCTTCGTCTGGCTCCTCCTTGCTCCCTTCCTCGGCACCTACAGGAGGCCCACCTGGAAAAACCTCCTCCTCACCTGGCTCTTCGCCTTCCCCGCGGGGCTATGGCTGAGGCAGATGGTCTTGGGCGGGGCTTTCGGGGTGGGGTTCTTCGTCTTCTTGGGCGTGGCCATGGGGTTCAGCCTCCTTTTCCTCCTTCTCCTAAGGGGCCTCGCCAAGGGGCTTCGCCTCTGGTAA
- the lipA gene encoding lipoyl synthase — MKPKFEVVELLAPSGEVVELKVVKRGLAQARPEPVDRNKPAWLRATLPTGAKYQALKRTVEELRLHTVCQEALCPNVGECWTHGTLTVMILGDICTRACKFCAVHTGNPRGLVDPEEPIRVAEAIARLGIRYVVLTSVDRDDLPDGGASHFAATIRAIKERAPGVLVEALTPDFQGDLKAVETVLDAGPEVYAQNLETVRRLTPKVRDPRAGYEQTLKVLAHAKRYRPEVLTKSSLMLGLGEREEEILEAMRDLRAAGVDILTLGQYLRPTPAHLPVERYVPPEDFKKYEAWGYELGFKEVFSGPLVRSSYRADRVFLEATQR; from the coding sequence ATGAAGCCGAAGTTTGAGGTGGTGGAGCTTTTGGCCCCCTCGGGGGAGGTGGTGGAGCTCAAGGTGGTGAAGCGGGGCCTGGCCCAGGCCCGGCCCGAGCCCGTGGACCGGAACAAGCCCGCTTGGCTTCGCGCCACCTTGCCCACGGGGGCCAAGTACCAAGCCCTGAAGCGCACGGTGGAGGAGCTGAGGCTTCACACCGTGTGCCAGGAGGCCCTATGCCCCAACGTGGGGGAGTGCTGGACCCACGGCACCCTCACGGTGATGATCCTGGGGGATATCTGCACCCGGGCCTGCAAGTTCTGCGCCGTGCACACGGGGAACCCCAGGGGCCTGGTGGACCCCGAGGAGCCCATAAGGGTGGCGGAGGCCATCGCCCGGCTCGGCATCCGCTACGTGGTCCTCACCAGCGTGGACCGGGACGACCTGCCCGATGGCGGGGCCTCCCACTTTGCCGCCACCATCCGGGCCATCAAGGAGAGGGCGCCTGGGGTCCTGGTGGAGGCCCTCACCCCCGACTTCCAAGGGGACCTGAAGGCGGTGGAAACGGTTTTGGATGCGGGCCCTGAGGTCTACGCCCAGAACCTGGAAACGGTGCGCCGCCTTACCCCCAAGGTGCGGGACCCCCGGGCGGGCTACGAGCAAACCCTGAAGGTGCTGGCCCACGCCAAGCGGTATAGGCCCGAGGTCCTCACCAAGTCCAGCCTGATGCTGGGCCTGGGGGAAAGGGAGGAGGAGATCCTGGAGGCCATGCGCGACCTCCGGGCGGCGGGGGTGGACATCCTCACCCTGGGCCAGTACCTGAGGCCCACCCCGGCCCACCTGCCCGTGGAGCGCTACGTGCCCCCGGAGGACTTTAAGAAGTACGAGGCCTGGGGGTACGAGCTGGGCTTCAAGGAGGTCTTCTCCGGGCCTTTGGTGCGGAGTTCCTACCGGGCGGACCGGGTCTTCCTGGAGGCCACCCAAAGATGA
- the lipB gene encoding lipoyl(octanoyl) transferase LipB, translating to MEFRVEDLGLVPYGEAWAYQKAVHREVVEGKRPPTLLLLEHPRVITLGRKATGENLLFPEAWYRENGFALYWVERGGDVTYHGPGQLVGYPIFPVGREVRRFLRQIEEAIVRVARAYGIAAYPTPGYAGVWVGEEKLCAIGVAVKEGVSFHGFALNVSTDLNDFSVIIPCGLKGKGVTSLERLLGRKVPMEEAKAKVVEAFAEVFGLAPRWEGKTHHEAEV from the coding sequence GTGGAGTTCCGGGTGGAAGACCTCGGCCTGGTGCCTTACGGGGAGGCCTGGGCCTACCAGAAGGCGGTGCACCGGGAGGTGGTGGAGGGCAAGCGTCCCCCCACCCTCCTCCTCCTGGAGCACCCCCGGGTCATCACCTTGGGCCGCAAGGCCACGGGGGAGAACCTCCTCTTTCCCGAGGCGTGGTACCGGGAAAACGGTTTCGCCCTCTACTGGGTGGAGCGGGGCGGGGACGTGACCTACCACGGCCCTGGGCAGCTGGTGGGCTACCCCATCTTCCCCGTGGGGCGGGAGGTGCGCCGCTTCCTGCGGCAGATTGAGGAGGCTATCGTCCGGGTGGCCCGGGCCTACGGCATCGCGGCCTACCCCACCCCCGGGTACGCCGGGGTCTGGGTGGGGGAGGAGAAGCTTTGCGCCATCGGGGTGGCGGTGAAGGAGGGGGTGAGCTTCCACGGCTTCGCCCTCAACGTCTCCACGGACCTCAACGACTTTAGCGTCATCATCCCGTGCGGCCTGAAGGGCAAAGGGGTCACCTCCTTGGAAAGGCTTTTGGGCCGGAAGGTCCCCATGGAGGAGGCCAAGGCCAAGGTGGTGGAGGCCTTCGCCGAGGTGTTCGGCTTGGCGCCCAGGTGGGAGGGGAAAACACATCATGAAGCCGAAGTTTGA
- a CDS encoding SDR family NAD(P)-dependent oxidoreductase, whose protein sequence is MERQVLITGAGSGIGRATARLLCQRGYRVYGGVRREEEAEALRAEGITPLLLDVTREEDLARAREALQEGLYGLVANAGVAVAGPLELVPVAAFREALEVNVLGAFATVKAFLPSLRQSRGRVVLMGSVSGLVALPLMGPYAASKFALEALADALRVELSPFGVRVSLIEPGSVATPIWERSLKRAEAYLEPPPPGTEGVYGRYLEVARRLAERNAQRGLPPERVAEAVLKALESENPKARYLVAHPARIRETLLLRLLPAPWRDRLIARFLS, encoded by the coding sequence ATGGAAAGGCAAGTGCTCATCACCGGGGCGGGAAGCGGCATCGGCCGGGCCACGGCGAGGCTTCTTTGCCAAAGGGGCTATCGCGTCTACGGCGGGGTGCGGCGGGAGGAGGAGGCGGAGGCCCTAAGGGCGGAGGGGATCACCCCCCTTCTCCTGGACGTGACCCGGGAGGAGGACCTGGCGAGGGCCCGGGAGGCCTTGCAGGAGGGGCTCTATGGCCTCGTGGCCAACGCCGGCGTGGCGGTGGCTGGGCCCTTGGAGCTTGTGCCCGTGGCTGCTTTTCGCGAGGCTCTGGAGGTGAACGTCCTCGGGGCCTTCGCCACGGTGAAGGCCTTTTTGCCCTCCTTGCGCCAAAGCCGGGGGCGGGTGGTCCTCATGGGCTCGGTCTCGGGCCTGGTGGCCCTGCCCCTCATGGGGCCCTACGCCGCCAGCAAGTTCGCCCTCGAGGCCCTGGCGGACGCCCTCAGGGTGGAGCTTTCCCCTTTTGGCGTCCGGGTTTCCCTCATTGAGCCCGGCTCCGTGGCCACCCCCATCTGGGAGCGCTCCCTAAAGCGGGCCGAGGCCTACCTGGAACCCCCTCCCCCGGGCACCGAAGGGGTTTATGGCCGCTATCTGGAGGTAGCCCGGCGGCTAGCGGAAAGGAACGCCCAAAGGGGCCTTCCCCCCGAGCGGGTAGCGGAGGCTGTGCTTAAGGCCCTGGAAAGCGAAAACCCCAAGGCCCGCTACCTGGTGGCCCACCCGGCCCGCATCCGGGAAACCCTTCTTTTGAGGCTCCTTCCTGCCCCCTGGCGGGACCGCCTCATCGCCCGCTTCCTCTCGTAG
- a CDS encoding alpha-hydroxy-acid oxidizing protein gives MWGRSVQQAIYLRGFLGERPPLPLHPEALEEAAKKRMSPEAFAYVAGGAGAEATMVQNRKAFTEIALWPRMLRGVPPPDLKTILWHKTWSAPLFLAPIGVLELAHPQAELAAARAAARRGIPLMVSNQASYPLEQVVEAAKGVNPEASVFFQLYHSTDARVVESFLRRAEQAGCAGVVLTVDTVQLGWRPRDLALGHLPFLKGQGLAIYLTDPAFLRALEEPLEGPALRPRPTLALLKNLLALRRTGRRFGLSLTQMQKAVRRFVATYSFPELSWEEVRRVREATSLPLLLKGLLHPEDVAKAVALGVDGVYVSNHGGRQVDGSIAALKALPLAVEAAEGKVPVLMDSGVRTGADAVKALALGAKAVGLGRPYVYALALKGEEGVGALLDHFLAEVELTLALVGVARLEELGPAWLQS, from the coding sequence ATGTGGGGAAGAAGCGTGCAACAGGCCATCTACCTGCGGGGCTTCCTGGGGGAAAGGCCGCCTTTGCCCCTGCACCCCGAGGCCCTGGAGGAGGCGGCGAAAAAGCGCATGTCCCCCGAGGCCTTCGCCTACGTGGCGGGCGGGGCGGGCGCGGAGGCCACCATGGTGCAAAACCGAAAGGCCTTCACCGAGATCGCCCTCTGGCCCAGGATGCTCCGGGGGGTCCCGCCCCCGGACCTCAAAACCATCCTTTGGCACAAGACCTGGTCCGCCCCCCTCTTCCTCGCCCCCATCGGCGTTTTGGAACTCGCCCACCCCCAGGCGGAGCTGGCGGCGGCGCGGGCCGCGGCCCGGAGGGGAATCCCCCTCATGGTCTCCAACCAGGCCTCTTACCCCTTGGAGCAGGTGGTGGAGGCCGCCAAGGGGGTGAACCCGGAGGCCAGCGTCTTCTTCCAGCTCTACCACTCCACGGACGCCCGCGTGGTGGAAAGCTTCCTCCGGCGGGCGGAGCAAGCAGGGTGCGCCGGGGTGGTCCTCACCGTGGACACGGTGCAGCTCGGCTGGCGCCCTAGGGACCTCGCCCTAGGCCACCTCCCCTTCCTCAAGGGGCAGGGCCTGGCCATCTACCTCACCGACCCCGCCTTCCTAAGGGCCTTGGAAGAACCCCTGGAGGGGCCTGCCCTGCGCCCCAGGCCCACCTTGGCCCTCCTCAAGAACCTCCTCGCCCTCCGGCGGACGGGGAGGCGCTTCGGCCTAAGCCTCACCCAGATGCAAAAGGCGGTGCGCCGCTTCGTGGCCACCTACTCCTTCCCCGAGCTCTCCTGGGAGGAGGTGCGCCGGGTGCGGGAGGCCACTTCCCTTCCCCTCCTCCTCAAGGGCCTCCTCCACCCCGAGGACGTGGCCAAGGCGGTGGCCCTCGGGGTGGACGGGGTCTACGTCTCAAACCACGGAGGGCGGCAGGTGGACGGGAGCATAGCCGCCCTAAAGGCCCTTCCCCTGGCGGTGGAAGCGGCCGAGGGCAAGGTCCCCGTTCTGATGGATAGCGGCGTCCGCACCGGGGCGGACGCGGTCAAAGCCCTGGCCCTGGGGGCCAAGGCGGTGGGGCTGGGGCGGCCCTACGTCTACGCCCTGGCCCTGAAGGGGGAGGAAGGGGTGGGGGCCCTCTTGGACCACTTCCTGGCGGAGGTGGAGCTCACCTTGGCCCTCGTGGGGGTGGCCCGCCTCGAGGAGCTCGGCCCAGCCTGGCTGCAAAGCTAA
- the rplI gene encoding 50S ribosomal protein L9, with the protein MKVILLEPLENLGDVGQVVNVKPGYAKNYLLPRGLAVLATESNLKALEAKIRAQAKRLAERKAEAERLKEILENLTLTILVRAGENKIYGSVTAKDIAEALARQHGITIDPKRLALERPIKELGEYVLTYKPHPEVPIQLKVSVVAQ; encoded by the coding sequence ATGAAGGTCATCCTGCTGGAACCCCTGGAGAACCTGGGCGACGTGGGCCAGGTGGTGAACGTCAAGCCCGGCTACGCCAAGAACTACCTCCTTCCCCGGGGCCTGGCGGTCTTGGCCACGGAGAGCAACCTGAAGGCCCTGGAGGCCAAGATCCGCGCCCAGGCCAAGCGCCTGGCGGAGCGCAAGGCGGAAGCGGAGCGGCTTAAGGAGATCCTGGAAAACCTCACCCTCACCATCCTGGTGCGGGCGGGGGAGAACAAGATCTACGGCTCCGTGACCGCCAAGGACATCGCCGAGGCCCTGGCCCGCCAGCACGGCATCACCATTGACCCCAAGCGCCTCGCCCTGGAGCGGCCCATCAAGGAACTCGGGGAGTATGTCCTCACCTACAAGCCCCACCCCGAGGTGCCCATCCAGCTCAAGGTGAGCGTGGTGGCCCAGTAG
- the rpsR gene encoding 30S ribosomal protein S18, which produces MSTKTAKPTKKEAQRRPSRKAKVKATLGEFDLKDYRNVEVLKRFLSETGKILPRRRTGLSAKEQRILAKTIKRARILGLLPFTEKLVRK; this is translated from the coding sequence TTGAGCACGAAAACCGCTAAACCCACCAAGAAGGAGGCGCAGCGGCGCCCCTCCCGGAAGGCCAAGGTGAAGGCCACCCTGGGAGAGTTTGACCTGAAGGACTACCGGAACGTGGAGGTTTTGAAGCGGTTCCTGTCGGAGACGGGGAAGATCCTTCCCCGCCGCCGCACGGGGCTTTCCGCCAAGGAGCAGCGGATCCTGGCCAAGACCATCAAGCGGGCCAGGATCCTGGGGCTTCTTCCCTTCACGGAGAAGCTGGTGCGCAAGTAG
- a CDS encoding single-stranded DNA-binding protein, protein MARGLNRVYLIGSLTSRPDMRYTPGGLAILELNLAGQDTLWDESGQERELPWYHRVRLLGRQAEMWGDVLEKGQLLFVEGRLEYRQWERDGEKRSELQVRADFIDPLDARGRETQEDAKSQPRLRHALNQVVLMGNLTRDAELRYTPQGTAVARLGLAVNERRRGPGAEEEKTHFIEVQAWRELAEWAGELRKGDGLLVIGRLVNDSWTSSSGERRFQTRVEALRLERPTRGPAQTGGSRPQPVQTGGVDIDEGLEDFPPEEDLPF, encoded by the coding sequence ATGGCAAGAGGCCTGAACCGCGTATACCTCATCGGCTCCCTCACCTCCCGGCCCGACATGCGCTACACCCCGGGGGGGCTCGCCATCCTGGAGCTCAACCTGGCCGGGCAGGACACCCTTTGGGACGAGTCCGGCCAGGAGCGGGAACTCCCCTGGTACCACCGGGTGCGGCTTCTGGGCCGCCAGGCGGAGATGTGGGGGGATGTTTTGGAGAAGGGCCAGCTCCTCTTCGTGGAGGGAAGGCTGGAATACCGCCAGTGGGAGCGGGACGGGGAGAAGCGGAGCGAGCTCCAGGTGCGGGCCGACTTCATTGACCCCTTAGACGCCCGCGGGCGGGAAACCCAGGAGGACGCCAAGAGCCAGCCCCGCCTCCGCCACGCCCTGAACCAGGTGGTCCTCATGGGCAACCTCACCCGCGACGCCGAGCTCCGCTACACCCCCCAGGGGACGGCGGTGGCCCGGCTGGGCCTGGCGGTGAACGAGCGCCGCCGGGGGCCGGGGGCCGAGGAGGAAAAAACCCATTTCATAGAGGTTCAGGCCTGGCGCGAACTGGCCGAGTGGGCCGGGGAGCTCAGGAAGGGCGACGGGCTTTTGGTGATCGGACGTTTGGTGAACGACTCCTGGACGAGCTCCAGCGGGGAAAGGCGCTTCCAGACCCGCGTGGAAGCCCTCCGCTTGGAGCGACCCACCCGTGGGCCTGCCCAGACCGGCGGAAGCAGGCCCCAACCGGTCCAGACGGGTGGGGTGGACATTGACGAGGGACTCGAGGACTTCCCGCCGGAGGAGGATCTGCCGTTTTGA
- the rpsF gene encoding 30S ribosomal protein S6 produces MRRYEVNIILNPSLEQSQLALEKEIIGKALEAYGAQVLKVEEWGVRRLAYPIAKDPQGYFLFYQVEMPEDRVNDLARELRIRDNVRRVMVVKAQEPLLSKA; encoded by the coding sequence ATGCGCAGGTACGAGGTGAACATCATCCTTAACCCCAGCCTGGAGCAAAGCCAGCTCGCCCTGGAGAAGGAGATCATCGGGAAGGCCCTCGAGGCCTACGGGGCCCAGGTGCTGAAGGTGGAAGAGTGGGGGGTGCGGCGCCTGGCCTACCCCATCGCCAAGGACCCCCAAGGGTATTTCCTCTTCTACCAGGTGGAGATGCCCGAGGACCGGGTGAACGACCTGGCCCGGGAGCTCCGCATCCGCGACAACGTGCGCCGGGTCATGGTGGTCAAGGCCCAGGAGCCCCTCCTTAGCAAGGCGTAA